GTATGCTGCCTGGAATGCTTTCCGTGCCAGCGATGATGCCCGTTATGTAGCTCTGACTATGCCACGTACCTTGGCGCGTCTGCCATACGGTGACAAAGGTCTGGGCACCAATGCGTTCAACTACGAAGAGCTGGGTACAGACGCTGTGGGTAACCCGCGTCCGACTGATAACAGCCAGCTGGTCTGGTCTAATGCTGCCTACGATATGGGTCTGAAAATGACTCAGGCGCACACCGCTTTTGGCTGGTGTACAGCGATTCGTGGCATGGATAACGGCGGTAAGGTAGAAAACCTGCCTAACCTGACGTACCAGTCAGATGCCGGCGACCTGCAGCAGCAATGCCCTATTGAAGTAAACCTGACCGATGAGCGTGAAAAAGAGCTTAGCGATTTGGGCTTCCTGCCACTGGTTCACTACAAGAACACTAACTACGGTGTCTTCATTGGTGGTCAGACGACACAGAAGCCAAAGACTTATACCGACCCTGATGCGACCGGTAACGCGGCAATTTCTGCCCGCCTGCCATACATCATGGCAAGCAGCCGCATTGCGCATTACCTGAAAGTAATGGGCCGTGACATGCTGGGTTCCAACCTGGAAGCTGTTGATGTTCAGCGTGACTTGCAGACCTGGATTGACCAGTACACTAACTCCGGTGCTGTGGGTAATACAGAGCGTTCTAAAACGCCGCTGTGTGAATCACGCATTGAAGTGGTTGAGCAGCCAGGTCGTCCGGGTGCTTACTCGGCAGTTGCTCACCTGCGCCCATGGTTGCAGCTTGAAGAACTGACTACCTCTGTTCGTATGGTAACCAAGATCCCAGGCGGCTAAAGCCCCTGAGATCTGAGTCTATAAGGCTGATAACGGGGCCCGCTTTACGGCGGGCCTTGTATTCTTATGTTTCAAGATGACTGGCAAGACGCATTTAACGTACTCGATCCGCAAGAGGACGACTATCTCACCGGGGCACTGACACTTATCGGTCAGTGGGATGAGGCTTGTCTGCAAAATTCTGCCAGTTTGAAGTCCGGGCTTAATCGCCTGATTGCGGCACTTGATCAGCAACTTTCCACCCAGCTTTCTGAAGTGATGCATCACCAGGACTTTTCTGAGCTGGAGGCTCGCTGGCGCAATGTCCAGAGTTTGGTCACATTACCGGTTAATTATCAGCGTGTAGAAATTAAATTGCTTGATATCAGTTGGCGCGAAACCGTCTGGGATATCAACACCGCTGCCAGTCTGAAAAATAGCCGTCTGTATAACAAGATTGGTAACAAAGAACTTAATACTATGGGCGGCAAACCATTTGGCGCCATAGTGATCGATCATCAGGTATCCATGGAAATGGATTTTGATGATGACTACGACGACCTCTATACCCTTGAGTTACTGGGGCAGTTAGGGTCGATCTGTTTGTGTCCGTTTTTATTGGCGCCGGCAGAAGATTTTTTTGGTTATCCGGGAGCTGACTGGCTATCGGATACCCAACGGATAGGTAAAATTCTCGAAGGGCCGGATTATGTCGGCTGGCAACAACTACGTAACAGCGTAGGGGCTCGTTTTGTCGGGCTGGTCTTGCCGCAAATCAAATTACGCGATGCGTATGAAAATCATCCGATCGGCTTTGTTTTTGATGAACCTGAACGTGATAAGCCGGGTCTTTGGGGCAGTGCTGCTTTTGCCTTTGCCAGCATAATCATTCGTGAATATAACCGCATTAACTGGTTTGGTTTCATGAAGTCCCGCTGGCAGGATAAGTTTCAGGGGTCATTACTGAATTTGCCGCCCAATGCGACGCAACGTTCCCCCCTGAGTTCGCCGGCAACAGATGTGCGACTATTTGGCCGCTTGGCGAGTTTTTACAGCGAACAGGGGTTTGTGCCGCTGGCGCAGAGTAGCCTGACAGAAAAATTTTATTTTTACGGCAACAACTCTGTGTGGAAATCCCGCACGGGTGATGCCGATAAAGTGATCTGCCAGTTGCAGACCACTATGATGGTTTGTCGGATTGCTCATTACCTGAAGGTACAGATTCGCGGCATGATCGGTGGCTTTAGAACAGCGGCTGAGTGTGAATTGTTTCTTAGTCAGTGGCTGGATAACTATTGCAGCAATATTTCGGATGGTGATGAAGCCACACTGGCCCGTTATCCGTTACGTAAGTCTGATCTGAAGATCAGAGAAGTAGACGGCAGCCAGGGGCGTTTTAGCTGTGAAGTTGTGTTACAGCCTCAGTATCAGTTCGATAACTTTTTTGGTGAAGTTGTATTGGCGACTGATTTGGGTGAGGGCTCAGATATGAAGTCGGGAGCACTTGCATGAGCTTCTGGGAAAGCTTCCTGGCTGATCAGGAATATCAGGATGAGCATCAGGCATTACTGGCTTCAGTACAGCATCAGCTGACCTGTTTATTAGAGTCGGAAGCGCCTCTGATGGCATTTGATGAACGTCTGCCAACCCTGGATAGCTCTAATTTGCGCTACGGTGTTGACTGTCTGCAGTCAATTAGCAGCCAGGTAAATAAAGATCAGCTGGCCAGTAAGCTGGCTAACTGGATAAAAGCATTTGAACCACGGCTGAAGAGTGTCAGCGTGGAAGTTTTTGATCGTAAGGCGCAATCAAATTCGATTGAGTTTTCGTTGCTGGCAACGTTACAGGCCGGGGATACCTTACATTCGCTGGTGTTTGATTCAAACATCAGCCTGGCTAATCAGAAAGTGGATTTAGAGGGACAGGATATTGTCTGATCAGTTATTACGCTATTACGAGCGGGAGCTGGCATATGTACGCCGGGCGATGACTGCGTATGCCCAGCGTCATCCGGAGCAGGCCGCCAAGCTGCACATCGATCAGAACAGTATTGAAGACCCGAATATTAATCGTCTTATCGATGGTATGGCGTTACTGACAGCAAAAACTGAAGAACGGCTGGATAATCGTTTTCCGGAAATAGTCCAGGGGCTGTTATCGACCCTTTATCCTGGCTATAACCAGATACTGCCGAGTTACTGTGCTCTGCAACTGGATGCGCCGGCTGAGGATCTAAGTGAAGCGGTGTATTTACCGGCAAAAAGTCCGGTGACTATAGCGACACCGGATGGTAAACAGTGCCGTTTCTCTACTCTGGATGAATTGCATATCCAACCATACAGCCTGACAGATGTGTCTGCTCAGACTGCACCTTTTGTAAATAAGCCCGCTGGTGTACGTAATGCTGAAGCGGTTATTCAGCTGCGCATCAGCTGCTCAGACCCAGAAGCGAGCTTTGCTCAGCTGGATGTCGGACATTTTGATTTCTATGTGCGTGGTTTTGAACAAAATTCCGCCAGTCTGATTGAACTGCTTCTGACCCAGACAGAATCGATTGTTGTATCTGATGCGTTTGAGCAGCAACAAATAAGTGTCGATGCCAGCCGGATGATCAGCCGTATTGCTGATCCACAATTTAACTGGTTACCGCGTTATGGGAATCAGTTTGGCGGTTTCGATATGTTGCGGGATTACTTCACCTATCCTGACAAAGCTGCGTATTTCCGCATCACCGAACTTGGTGATGTGATGACGAAAGTAGATACAGCTGAGTTGCTGCTGAGTTTTTATGTGCGTGAACTGCCAGCGGAGTTCCTGCGTTTATTTAATACCGATGTGTTCAGTCTGAATACGGTACCGGCACTGAATTTATTTAAGCAGTCCGGCGAACCTATGACCTATGATTTCTCCCGTTTGAGTGTGCCTGTGATGGCCGACAGCGAGACCGACAGCAATCTGGAAGTGATCGCTGTTGATGGTGTCAGGGAGATACATTCTGATGGTGAATACCCGTTACGGCCGCTGTATAAAAGCAGTTATCGGCAGCCAGTAGATGCCAGACAGTGGCAGACGGTACAACGCTGGGATAAAACCGGCAAACGTCACATGGAGCTGACGATAAACTGCCAGCAAGCGGATTTACAGCAGGACCGTATCGTACTGGCGCTGGATCTGTGGTGTTGCAATGGTCGTCATCCCTGTGTGATTAAAGCGGGTGCTTTGGCGCAAAGCCAGGCAGCGATTGATTTACCGGGAGAGTTGAAAGTCTTACGGGCACCCAGTGCACCGCATTACCCGGTTTTAGATGAATCACTTAACTGGCGTTTTATTGCGTTACTGAATGCTAATTTTGCCTCGTTGCTACAAACCGATGAGCCGGCAGCAGCGTTACAGGAAGTGTTGTCTTTGTGTAATCACCGGCATACCTGCCGGCAGGCGGACAGCATTAAGGATGTTAGTTACCAGCAACAAGTAGCGCCGATGACCATTTGCGGGCAGAACATATTCGCCGCCGGTACCCGGGTAAATGTGGTGCTGGATGCTGCCATTATGAGTGGTCAGAGTGCAGTCTTTGCTGCGGT
The DNA window shown above is from Aliamphritea ceti and carries:
- the tssC gene encoding type VI secretion system contractile sheath large subunit, yielding MSEEQLSSGAAGAAAAEEGSFLDRAIAATTQTPEDTTKELFSVLAEQALSGTVVWDKNLTLTIEKAIGEIDKQMSRQLSAIMQQDDFQQLEGSWRGLNKLVKESELGQSLKIRMVDFQKEELLDQFEDAPAVDRSPLFESLYQREFGTAGGEPYGLLIGDYNFSHKDEDVALLRYMGETAAASHAPFIAAANPEMFEFNSFETFDEGKPVAAGFDSPAYAAWNAFRASDDARYVALTMPRTLARLPYGDKGLGTNAFNYEELGTDAVGNPRPTDNSQLVWSNAAYDMGLKMTQAHTAFGWCTAIRGMDNGGKVENLPNLTYQSDAGDLQQQCPIEVNLTDEREKELSDLGFLPLVHYKNTNYGVFIGGQTTQKPKTYTDPDATGNAAISARLPYIMASSRIAHYLKVMGRDMLGSNLEAVDVQRDLQTWIDQYTNSGAVGNTERSKTPLCESRIEVVEQPGRPGAYSAVAHLRPWLQLEELTTSVRMVTKIPGG
- a CDS encoding type VI secretion system contractile sheath large subunit: MFQDDWQDAFNVLDPQEDDYLTGALTLIGQWDEACLQNSASLKSGLNRLIAALDQQLSTQLSEVMHHQDFSELEARWRNVQSLVTLPVNYQRVEIKLLDISWRETVWDINTAASLKNSRLYNKIGNKELNTMGGKPFGAIVIDHQVSMEMDFDDDYDDLYTLELLGQLGSICLCPFLLAPAEDFFGYPGADWLSDTQRIGKILEGPDYVGWQQLRNSVGARFVGLVLPQIKLRDAYENHPIGFVFDEPERDKPGLWGSAAFAFASIIIREYNRINWFGFMKSRWQDKFQGSLLNLPPNATQRSPLSSPATDVRLFGRLASFYSEQGFVPLAQSSLTEKFYFYGNNSVWKSRTGDADKVICQLQTTMMVCRIAHYLKVQIRGMIGGFRTAAECELFLSQWLDNYCSNISDGDEATLARYPLRKSDLKIREVDGSQGRFSCEVVLQPQYQFDNFFGEVVLATDLGEGSDMKSGALA
- the tssE gene encoding type VI secretion system baseplate subunit TssE, producing MSFWESFLADQEYQDEHQALLASVQHQLTCLLESEAPLMAFDERLPTLDSSNLRYGVDCLQSISSQVNKDQLASKLANWIKAFEPRLKSVSVEVFDRKAQSNSIEFSLLATLQAGDTLHSLVFDSNISLANQKVDLEGQDIV
- the tssF gene encoding type VI secretion system baseplate subunit TssF, translating into MSDQLLRYYERELAYVRRAMTAYAQRHPEQAAKLHIDQNSIEDPNINRLIDGMALLTAKTEERLDNRFPEIVQGLLSTLYPGYNQILPSYCALQLDAPAEDLSEAVYLPAKSPVTIATPDGKQCRFSTLDELHIQPYSLTDVSAQTAPFVNKPAGVRNAEAVIQLRISCSDPEASFAQLDVGHFDFYVRGFEQNSASLIELLLTQTESIVVSDAFEQQQISVDASRMISRIADPQFNWLPRYGNQFGGFDMLRDYFTYPDKAAYFRITELGDVMTKVDTAELLLSFYVRELPAEFLRLFNTDVFSLNTVPALNLFKQSGEPMTYDFSRLSVPVMADSETDSNLEVIAVDGVREIHSDGEYPLRPLYKSSYRQPVDARQWQTVQRWDKTGKRHMELTINCQQADLQQDRIVLALDLWCCNGRHPCVIKAGALAQSQAAIDLPGELKVLRAPSAPHYPVLDESLNWRFIALLNANFASLLQTDEPAAALQEVLSLCNHRHTCRQADSIKDVSYQQQVAPMTICGQNIFAAGTRVNVVLDAAIMSGQSAVFAAVLNALFLQFCSYDRFIEVDVSHFGDDRFRQTFSRMHGSQLCL